The following is a genomic window from Xyrauchen texanus isolate HMW12.3.18 chromosome 6, RBS_HiC_50CHRs, whole genome shotgun sequence.
gacaatctttaaaaaaaaaatttaaaaaaatctaaacaaatttaAACCTTTTACTTAAATCTTTTACAGTTGTTAATAAAGTCTAAAGATTCACTTTAATagactaaatataaatctatacatGTTACCATTTAATGCAGAAAAGAATTCCAAATTACGAAATATTTCAGTAAGAatgatgatgtgtattttaaaaatgtatcatgtgTATTATttgcagaggtggaaagtaacaaattacaactactctcattacagtacttgagtacatttgtcacatttttctacttttttaagtataaataaataatagtagttttacttttacttgagttgattaaaaatgaagtattcaacttcgctacaatactttttcaccacaattacaaagtacaaaaaaaaaaataatattaatattaatatatatcaataatattttgaaacaatgaaGCATTGATTTGAGCGTAAATTACttaattagcttacttgtagagattgcacagtgaGGTGAGAAGCAGGAGAGATGTCTCGCAGAAACCGGAAAAGCGGTCTGAAATGTCTAAATCCCTGGATGTGCGAtggttacagagcaatatctgaccactgGATGGCACCTGTGATGAGGAGAAGGGCGTGGCCAGGCCCACAGATGACTGTCTACTCATTGTCCATCCTGAACCTGTTAcagcaccattgaccaatcagaatcaagtattccagagagccatgcaATAAGCaacaataacacatttttttatttttgttttccagcAGCAATTCTAATGTTATTGCCTCATTCAAATGAATCACTAaagctttggataaatgcatctgctaaatgtaaatgtaaatgtaaatgaagtaGTAACATTTGAAGGTGAAACCAAAGTTAATACTTCACAAGcctcaaaaatacaaaatatagtgGCTGAATCTATATGCACATTATGCTGAATAGGCTTTTTGGCCGTGTaagaggacttttattttgaatctccGAACCTCTGCGTCATAAGAGCTGCGCCGCGATGTTGTTGTAAACATCGGCTGTGGAAAGGTTTGTGTTTTTGagcatttcagcttttaatgtggGTAAACAGACGTTGCAAAACGTTtctaaaaaaaagtacaaaagtacTATGTTTACATGTAGCCTAATAATCTGTTAATGTTCCGACTTAAACGAGATACGAATGTAATTTCTATTTGATTGAAATATGTCTCAGATAATCCGTTAAATAGAAGAACTTCTACTATTATCATAATCCGATTCAAAGATACATAACATGCAGAACTcggccttttatttttttatatcctgTAGTAcgtaaaatcaaacaaataaactTCAGAAACTTAGATGTACATTGACTCAAGTAAAATGTAGCCTAAAATAAAATGAGGAAAAGAACCAAGTTGAAGTATTAAAATAACTGTTATTAAATGTCCTTTAGTATCGAAAGTATATGTGACACAAATAATGAATTGGTTGGTTGAGTGGTGGGCTACTGGAGGAAAATGATTATGACCCCCGGGGTCCACCTCACAGCACgagcacacacaaaaataataaaactattaCACAAAGAAATTGTTTGTgtaacaagacaaaaaaataaaataagtgttaGAACATCTGCATTTATAATTGTGCTCCTCAGTGCTGTAGTGCTGTTTCTAGGATTTTAGGGAATTCCAGTGTctagaatttaaagggatagttcacccaaaaatgaaagttatcttatcatttactcgccctcattccatcccagatgtgtatgacttactttcttcagcagggcagaaattaagatttttaggagaatatctgtatgtcctcacaatgaaagtgaatggtgaccagaactcagaaggtccaaaaatcacataaaagcagcataaaagtaatccaaaagactcaagtggttaaatctatattttctgaagtgatatgatacacATAGGGGTGAAAcggattaatatttaagtcctttgtatCTGGAAATCTCCAGCTTTGACCAGCCTCAGCCAGAAGGTGGCTGAATGGGAAAGTGAGTGTCACTTCCCCACCAGAACatagaagtgaaagtggagattatagtaaaaaaaaatattgatctaaatttcatcaaatttaattgtgtaatttttaactaaattctactaaactaaataaaaatgtttaggttttttccccattctatttTGTTAAAGCTTACTCAGTTCAGTTGTGTgccattttgttatgaaattaaaatgtacaaatcttaaaaagatgatgatgattttattaTTACTTGAGTGCAAGTCATATCTACTGTAGTTCTTTTAATTATGTCTAGAGTGCAGTCACCTTGCAGCCACCTAGAACACATAGAATATGCCAAAAAACcttgaataaaatataaatgaggaaATCGGTGGTATGACCTGTTATGGTTAAGTATTTTATTACTgttaagcaaataaaaaaaaatgttttatggtgCTTATGTACAAATTTGgtacttgttttttattttattttggcagatATTGACTCCATATCACAATATTCATCATGATTCACCCCTGCAGTGCAGCCACTCCCACAGCAGTTGACCAATAAATGCTGTGATTATTTTCCTCAACCTTCATGTCAAGGACACTCAGATTCCAACAAGCAGGAATAACTCCAGCTGTAACAACTGAAATTAGTCTGACACACTGTTGTAGTGATGGATGTTATTAAAGAGAAGAGTGAGGACATTGGTAATCCAGAACCATGCATAATGAATAAAGAAGGAAATAAGGAAGAAAGAGGTATTTATTGTACGCATTATTGTAAttaacaatttaattattttctcttCATTGTAGCAACAGTTCAagttaaaacacattacaaataaGCATTTAATAAACCTTAAGCATAAGCTTTAGCTTGTGTTGACCCAAATGTTTGGTTTGAAAGAAATGTGAAAGTACagtgaattttgaaatgtattttgttcAGGTACACAGAACACAACGTGAGGTTTCGAGAGCTCATAAAATGCATACTGCTGTAGAAAGAGGAACATATTGCTTATGAAAGTGCATATTGATCACAAATGGTGTCATTCTCTTGAAATCTGTAAAGAAAATGTCATGGAatctcaaaagaaacaaataacaaaaatgttattttgcataaagaaattgAAGCCTATTTCAAGACCATCAGTTGGAATCATTGAATACATGGGAATCCTAAACGCAAACCACCCAGacgcattacagtaatgataactaatgtgcttaagtgtccttaAAATAACGTCACAATGGAAAACAATGAATGGTCCAAAATTGTGGCTTGATGTTCTTCAAGTAAGATCTAATTTCaaaggtatttatttatttggggttaaatctgaggacattttcttgacaggtttcatgagaatcacccaatGATCGCAGTTGGACCAAATATTTGTAATAGCAAGAGGCCTTGATTCTTGTCAAGACGACTAAGGAACAATAAGTAACTCAATAAGTAACAAAGCATCAGGCAGTTCACTAGACAAAGCATCAGGCAGTTCACTAGATCGGATGGCTTTAGTTATAAAAGATTGGGAACTATCAAATAACCAATTTTTTATAGGAGAGATTGGCATGAATccattttaagtcattaaaaaacaaactgtAACATGGgtgcatttttatgcatttattgatttatcAGTGACCTGATTAACTGGAccactcaaaaaaaatatttgttgccTATTTGTAAGATTTATGCAAAATTCCATCGGATTGAATTGCGTAATAtgtaataaaatgaaatgaataaaaaaattattaaaatatttagtttttatttgattgaagATTACccaatttaatttgatggaacTTTGTTATGGAGTGGTCCTAACAATGCaagaaagctccaaaaatcacaaaggaaaatTAAAAGTAATCCCACATGACTTCAGTGTTTACATCCACATCTTCAGGAaactaaatacatgtgatatttggagctaaaaaggtctggtcaccattcacttgcattttatggacctacagatctgagatactCTGCTTTCTGCCATTAATGTGGGGTtcactttttcttcttctttcgttTTTGActtggaagtgaaagaggaaagtcaagaactgaatgaagtggaggacgGACATCGGTATCAGAAACCTCTTGATTTCACTACTGGAGAAAAATTGTATAGTTGCAATTTCTCACAAAGAAGTTTGGAAGGAACAAAGGCCAAAAATTGTCACCACTGCCCTCAATGTGGAAGGAGTTTCACACGTAGCATAAACCTTAAGAATCACATCACaattcactctggagagaagccttttacatgccttcaatgtggaaagagtttcaggcAAAAGAGATGCCTTAAGGATCACAGACGAATTCACGATGGAGAGAGCTCTTTCGCAtgtcttcagtgtggaaagagtttttttCAACATGGAAGCCTTATAAGACACCTAAGAGCTCACTCTGGAGAGAGGCCTTTCACATGCCTTCATTGTAGAAAGAGTTTTACAAGAAATGAACACCTGAaggatcacatgagaattcactctggagagaggcctttcacatgccctcagtgtgggCTGAGTTTCATACATCAAAGTGCACTAAACAGTCATATGAAAATTCATTCAGGAGAGAAAATACACCATTGTTCTCAGTGTGGCAAGAGTTTCACTCGGGCGTCACATCTCAAAGTTCATCTGCGCTATCACGCTGGAGAAAAGccatttaactgtgatcagtgtAGTCAAACTTTTATGTTTGCATCTGAACTAAAAAGACACCTGACAATTCATGCAAATGAAAAGCCGTACTTGTGTTCtgtttgtggaaagagtttttctCAGCTGGCCTACTTTAAAGAGCACCAGAAGATACATCTCAGCGTGAAAGCTCATGTGTGCTCAGAGTGTGGTAAAGCTTTTCTTCGAGTTAGCTCTTTGAAACTGCACCAAAGAacccatactggagaaaaacgtTACATGTGCTcacattgtggaaagagtttcactgctTTAGGAACCCTGAAAACCCAtgagagagttcatactggagagaagccataccactgcctgccatgtgggaagagttttgcTACTTTAGGAACCCTGAAAATACATGAAAGATTGCATAGTGGAGAGAGGCCGTACCACTGCACTTTATGTGAGATGAGTTTCAGCACATCGGGTACTCTACTGAGACATTTAAAGAAGCATTGCCCAAAGTTGTCACTACAAA
Proteins encoded in this region:
- the LOC127644901 gene encoding gastrula zinc finger protein XlCGF57.1-like; the protein is MDVIKEKSEDIGNPEPCIMNKEGNKEERVKEESQELNEVEDGHRYQKPLDFTTGEKLYSCNFSQRSLEGTKAKNCHHCPQCGRSFTRSINLKNHITIHSGEKPFTCLQCGKSFRQKRCLKDHRRIHDGESSFACLQCGKSFFQHGSLIRHLRAHSGERPFTCLHCRKSFTRNEHLKDHMRIHSGERPFTCPQCGLSFIHQSALNSHMKIHSGEKIHHCSQCGKSFTRASHLKVHLRYHAGEKPFNCDQCSQTFMFASELKRHLTIHANEKPYLCSVCGKSFSQLAYFKEHQKIHLSVKAHVCSECGKAFLRVSSLKLHQRTHTGEKRYMCSHCGKSFTALGTLKTHERVHTGEKPYHCLPCGKSFATLGTLKIHERLHSGERPYHCTLCEMSFSTSGTLLRHLKKHCPKLSLQTFS